The genomic region GCCCCCCTCCTCTATCATCTGCCTGGCGAAGTATATGAGGCAGGCTACGTCCTCGGCGCGCGTGAAGCGGTGGACAAAGCGGGAATCGGAAAAAATCTTTTTTCCCTTCCCTTGGGGCCGGAAGGCCATGGTGAAACGATACGGCTCCCCGCCCATGAGCTCGAACACACGCTCGATGCTCCTCCTTATCCCCTCCACCCGGCCGTATGCGAGGGAGGAGGCTATAAGCCCGGCGACCTCCAGGTCGCGCCCGGCCCTGAACCCGTGGACGAGCCCCAGGGGGTCAGAGTCGAGAAAAGTGCGATCGTAGGTACGGTAAAGCCTTTCGAGCTCTATCTTAAGATTCTTATCAGCCATCACGGTGCTGCCGCACGGCAATTTCGATTTCGGATTGCGGAACAAAGATTTAAAAGTAACCAATCCGCAGTCTGCAATCCCCAATCCGCAATTACTAACGGTCATCCTGAAATTGAAACACCCCTTCGACTTCGCTCAGGACAGGCCTCATGGTGCCCCGTCCTCTTCTTCCTTGACCACCGGCTTTACGTCTCTGTACTTCTCTATCAGGCGCTCGTTCTCCGGCGTGTCCTTCAGGAATATATCCGCGACCCCGTCGGAGTATATGAGCAACCAGTCCTCCCTTTGAAGGAGGAAGTTGGAGAGCGAAGAGCCCGAGTTGAATATCACCCAGCTTATATCGTACTTTTCGATAACGCCGTCCATCTGCGGCTTTATCCGGAACACCTTGGAGTAGTCCTCCATCCTCGTATAGTACCTCTTGTCGGCGTCGTAGGAGCCGTTCATGAAGACCCTGTACTCGGGCCATGCCGCGTAGACCATGTAGTCGCCGAACTCGTCGTTGTTGAACATGTTGCCGGGAATTTTTTCCTTCTTCAGGAATTCGACCGCCTCCACGGGTTTTTTCTCTTCGTCGAAGTCGTAGTCCATCTTTCCCGCCGCGAGGAACGCCAGGGCCGCCAAGACGACCGCGGCGGGCCAAAAACTTCCGCGGGAAGAGACACCCATGGAGGCGAACCTCCGGGCCCCCTCCTTTAAGAACTCCGCGAACCTCCCCTCCAACCGGTCAAGTATCGCGTCGGCATGCCTTAGAAGAATCGGCGCCGCTGCGACGGCGAAAAAGGGGATATGCCTTGACGAATAGAGGGCCATGGGAGTGAAGAGCATCACGAGCAGGAGCTCCATAACGTTAAGCGACCTCTTCGAGAACGCGAAGACCGCTATCATGAGAAGAAGCATGTACTCGAACGCCGCGAAGCTGGGTTTATGGAAGTCCGGCGACAGGTACTCGCCGATATGGCCCGTCATCACCTTGCTCAACCCCAGCTTGAGGGGGAACAGCAGGGCGTGGTAGCCGCCGGGGCTTACCAGGGATGCGGCGATGCATGCGCCCATTACCAATGCCAGCGCCCGGACCTTCCCCCGGAATATCTCCTTCTCCGCGCCCCCGGAACCCCGGGCCCTCACGATGTTTCCAAAGAGGTAAAGCCCGGTGAGCGCGAAGCCGAGGACGAAGGCGGCGTGCAGGTTGACCCAGAGGAGCATGAGCGGGGGGAGGAAGTAGAGCCGGTTCGTGGCGCGGTACTGGTAGTCATCGAGGAGGTAATACCACACGACCAGGAAAAAAATCGAGAATATATGCGGCCGGGCCAGCCAGTGGGTCCATGAAGAGGCTACGGCAAGGACCAGGATGACGGCTGCCAGGATTATGTTGCCGTCGTCCGCCCTGAGCATCTTAAAAAACAGGTAAACGGTCGCGGCAAGGACGAAACAGGAGAAGAAGACCACGCCTTCAAGCCCGAACCCCGCATACAACCAGGCCATCACCACTTCCGAGAGCCACTCATGGGAGGGGAACGTAAGGGGGGGGGAGAGGAAGGTGAACGGCTCGTGGACCGGCACCGTCATGGCGTCCAATATAAAGCGCCCGGCGCGGATGTGCAGTCCCGTATCGCTGTCCGAGAGAAGGTCGGACCCGGACAGGAGAAGCCGGATAAAGACGGTAATGAAAAGGACGTCGGCGATCGAAGGGATTAAAGTTGTTCTGCCTCTCATCGTCCACCCAATATAGTCCGGGCGAAGTCTGCTGTCAACCCCGCGCATATATGCGTATTTTTAACCATCGACGCGCTTCATTATAACCACCCCGAAGTCGTCCCCCTGGAAAGGTGCCGCGCCTATCTGCGATACCGGCTCGTAGTTGTCGGTAGCCCACGAGTACAGCTTAAGCCCGTAGTCCCGGCCGAAAAACTCATAGCCGTATTCGGGGGTGGGCCTGCTGACCAGGAGCACATAGTCGGGGGGGGCTTCCTCAAATACCGCGAGCATCCTCTCCTCGCCGAACATAATGACATCCGGCGGAAGAAAATTGACGAAGCCGGTAGGGTTCGGCCGCCTCGACAGGTAGTTGAGTATCACGCCTTCGGGCAGGGCGACGAAACTCTCCCTGGGGGCCATGATCTTCTCGATCTCCTCCAGCGCCGCCTTCAGGTGCAGCCCCCGAGAAGTCACTCCCGGCCCGTAGGTAACCACCGTATCCCAACCACTCCCGACGGCAAAGCTCCTCAGTTTGTAGAAGCCCCAGGAAACCCCCGCATGCCATCCGACCGTTAACATGATGGTCGTAAGCACGGCCATGCGGTAGAAAGAACAGTGGCCGGAGAGCCTCGTAAGCAGCGATGGCGCCCATGAGAGTAGCGCCTTTATAAACACCAGGGTCGCCGGCATAGCCAGAGCGAAACCGTAGTGAACGATGTGGACGGCCAGCAGTATCTTTAAAAGCATCATGAACGAAAACACTGTCAGGGCTAACACGGGTATGGACCGTCCGGGCGCTTCATGGCCGTTACGGCTGCGAACGAAGAGCACGAAAATAGCCGCGCCGAACAGCAACATTATAAGGGGCAGAGGCCTGAAAATCTCAGGCCATGGTACCCACTCGTGAAAGCGGAAAAAAACAAGGACCGATACCAGACAGGCGACGAGACCAGCGTGCTTTCTAAGGAAGCCGGTCTTGCCGAACGCGTGGTTCACGACGGCAACTACGACGAACCACGCCGCATACCACGAGAATACGGTCAGCATACGCCCGAGGTTGAACCAAGGCCTTTCCACACCCATAATCACCCGATAAAACAGGGTTGAACCGACATCGGTCGTGCCCAAAATGAACCACGAGCCGAAGATGCCCCTTAGCGCCTCCCTCACCTCCATATGCAGGCTCAGGTAAGCAAGGAATGCGGCAACGGGGAGTATGGCGGCAAACCCGAAAATGGAAACCCTCTTTAATATCCCGGACCATCCCGGCCTCTCGGCCCGAAACGCAAGGAAAAGTCCCAGGACCACGGCCGTTAAGAACGAAAAGTAAACCTCTACCTTTGTAAGGAGTGCAAGACCCGCACAGAACCCCATTGAGGCGAGCCAGAGATACCTCCTCTCTTCCACGTAGAGCCTGAGAAGGTACAGACCCAGGAGAGAAATAAAGATGCCGTGGGTCAGCTCATGGGAATATGGCGCTACGAAGTTGTAGTTTCCATACGGCATGTACTGGGGAAAAGCAAAAAGCGTTAGGAAGGCGGCGCATACGAAAAGCGTGGAGAGCCCGTCGCCCTCTTCTTTGAAGAGCTTATATATAAGAAAAGTAGTAGCGGCTATTACCAGAATATTAAAGGCTTCGAGCACAAATATGGACTCGCCGAAGAGACGAAAGAGGAGGGAGTTCAGGTAGGGAGAAAGCGGGCCGTTAAAGTAGAAAATGTCGCGGTAGAGCACCTTGCCCTCGGCAAGCTGCCAGGGGACGTACACCTCCCTGCCGAAGTCGATCAGGATGTCCGACCACTTGAGCCAACTCATGGATGCCATCGCCAGCCCCACGGCCGCAAGAATAGCGACGCTTACAAAATTAAATATTTTAGGACTGCCTTTCACTCTCACTCATGAAAGTTGCCGTCGTTAAGTCGTCCTCGCTCCCCGGCACGTCTCATTATGAGGACCCCGAAATCTTTTCCCTGAAAGGGTGTAGCGCCTATCTGCGATACCGGCTCGTAGTTGTCGGTAGCCCACGAGTACAGCTTAAGCCCGTAGTCCCGGCCGAAAAACTCATAGCCGTATTCTGAGGTGTCCCTGTGGACCATGAGCACATAGTCGGGGGGGCGTTCCTCAAATGCCGCGAGCATCCTCTCCTCACCGAACATCACGAAGTTCGCCGGGACGAAGGTGAGAAACCCGGTCGGGCTCAGCCGCCTCGACAGGTAATTAAGCATAAGCCCTTCGGGCAGGGCGACAAAACTATCCTCGGGGCCCATGATCTTCTCTATCTCCTCAAGCACGTCTGCCACGAGCGCGTCGTGGGTCCCTTTAAGATCGGCCTTATAGTTATAGCCGACCACGGTATCTCCCCCGCTTCCCATGGCGAAGCCTTTCAGCCTATACAGGCTTACACTGTAGGTCAGATGCCACACGACCATTACCGCTATGGTCGTCAGCGCGGCCCACCGGAAAAAGACGCTATAGCCCGACACCCTGTTGAGGTAAGAGGGCACCCAGGCGACAAGCGCCTTCACCGTCAAAAGCGCGGCCGGCATTGCGAGTGCGAAGCCGTAAAATCTTATGTCGATATTCAACAATACCTTCAGGAGCAGCATAAACGAAAACACGGCAATGACAAACCTCATTATGTCCCGCTCCCGTGCCTCGCCGCTTTCGCGGCCACGGACCAACCGCGCAAGAAGTACCACGCCTATAATCGCCGTTACGATAGGGAGGGGCCTCAGGATTTTCAGCCACGGAACCGCACTGGAAAACCCGACAAGCAACAGCATCGTGACCGCAAAGGAGATCAGCAACCCACGCCTTCTGAATGGGCCGCCGATTTTACCAAGCATGTGGTTGACAGCCGCGATGAGCGAAAACCATCCGAAGTACAACGCCGCAACGCTCATCATCTGTTTCAGATTGAACAATATCCGGTCGGTGCCCCTGACTGTACGATAAAACTGGGTCGAACCCACGTCGGTAGTAGCCAGCATCACCCATGGACCGAAAATACCCCTTAGGGCCTCCTCCGGCCGCATATACAAACTTAGATATGCGAGGAACGCCCCGGCCGGAAGGATAAACGCAAACCCCATCACGGAGATTTCCTTAAGCGCTTCACGGCCTCCCGGCCGTTCATACCACAACACGAGAAGAAGCCCGGATGAGACGGCAGTGAACGCAGCCAGGAAAATCTCGATTTTCGTAACGAATAGGAGTCCGAGGCAAAAGCCCACTAATGCGAGCCACACGCACCCTCTCTCCTTCAAGTACAACCGGAAAAACCATATACTCAGAAGCGAAACGAGCATCCCGTGGGTTATCTCGTTGGAGTAGGGCGTGACGAAGTTGGAATTTCCGACCCTCCCATACTGGGAAAAGGCAAAGACGGTCAGGAAGCAGATGCATACGAGAAGGGCTGAGGAATCCCCTTCCTTTTCGGAAAAGAGCCTGTATATAAGGTATGTAATACCGGCTATCGCCAGGATATTGAAGGCTTCTATGATAAGGATGGACTCGCCGAAGAGGCGGAACAGAAGGGAGTTCAGATACGGAGAGAACGGACCGTTGAAGTAAAAGATGTCGCGGTAGAGCACCTTGCCCTCGGCAAGCTGCCAGGGGACGTATACCTCCCTGCCGAAGTCTATCAGGATGTCCGGCCACTTGAGCCAGCTCACGCTGACCATGGCCGCCCCCACGGCCAGGAGTATCAGGGCATGCAAAAGGGCGCCGCTTTTTTCACCAGATCTCATATAGGCTTAAAAGATACCGCAAGCCGGGCTTGTTTTCCATAACAAAAAAAGGGGGGCGGGATAAGAGACAGTACCGGTCTTCAGTTACCGGTTGTCGGTGACGGGCGAAAAACCGACAACGGACGGACGCGCGCGTTACTTCTTAGCACTCGTTTCGTCTTCGGGGGTTTCGTCTTCGGCGGTCTTGCCGTACTGGTTGTCCGCGGGCGCTACCCCCCTTTTATCGGACGGGATAGAGACCTCATCGTAACGGGGCTTGTCTTTGCGGTTCAGGGCCACGAGTGTTTTGACCACGTCCCAGCCGAGCTGTCCCCCCTCCGCCATCTCCGTAATCACCTCCAGCGCCGTCCGGTTGTCGTAGGGGCTGGGCCGGTAAGGTCTCGGGGAGAGAAGGGCGTCGTAGACGTCGCTTGCGGCGACGATCTCCACAAGGAGGTCTTCAAGCCGGATGCCGCGGGGACGCCCCGAGCCGTCAATCCTCTCGTGATGGTCCCTGGCTATTACCGAAGAAAGGCTTTGGCTGTCCCGGAGGTAGTAGCCGAGCAGGGCATATCCCGCCGTCGTGTGGCCG from Thermodesulfobacteriota bacterium harbors:
- a CDS encoding DUF2400 family protein, with the translated sequence MADKNLKIELERLYRTYDRTFLDSDPLGLVHGFRAGRDLEVAGLIASSLAYGRVEGIRRSIERVFELMGGEPYRFTMAFRPQGKGKKIFSDSRFVHRFTRAEDVACLIYFARQMIEEGG
- a CDS encoding glycosyltransferase family 39 protein; translation: MASMSWLKWSDILIDFGREVYVPWQLAEGKVLYRDIFYFNGPLSPYLNSLLFRLFGESIFVLEAFNILVIAATTFLIYKLFKEEGDGLSTLFVCAAFLTLFAFPQYMPYGNYNFVAPYSHELTHGIFISLLGLYLLRLYVEERRYLWLASMGFCAGLALLTKVEVYFSFLTAVVLGLFLAFRAERPGWSGILKRVSIFGFAAILPVAAFLAYLSLHMEVREALRGIFGSWFILGTTDVGSTLFYRVIMGVERPWFNLGRMLTVFSWYAAWFVVVAVVNHAFGKTGFLRKHAGLVACLVSVLVFFRFHEWVPWPEIFRPLPLIMLLFGAAIFVLFVRSRNGHEAPGRSIPVLALTVFSFMMLLKILLAVHIVHYGFALAMPATLVFIKALLSWAPSLLTRLSGHCSFYRMAVLTTIMLTVGWHAGVSWGFYKLRSFAVGSGWDTVVTYGPGVTSRGLHLKAALEEIEKIMAPRESFVALPEGVILNYLSRRPNPTGFVNFLPPDVIMFGEERMLAVFEEAPPDYVLLVSRPTPEYGYEFFGRDYGLKLYSWATDNYEPVSQIGAAPFQGDDFGVVIMKRVDG
- a CDS encoding glycosyltransferase family 39 protein; amino-acid sequence: MRSGEKSGALLHALILLAVGAAMVSVSWLKWPDILIDFGREVYVPWQLAEGKVLYRDIFYFNGPFSPYLNSLLFRLFGESILIIEAFNILAIAGITYLIYRLFSEKEGDSSALLVCICFLTVFAFSQYGRVGNSNFVTPYSNEITHGMLVSLLSIWFFRLYLKERGCVWLALVGFCLGLLFVTKIEIFLAAFTAVSSGLLLVLWYERPGGREALKEISVMGFAFILPAGAFLAYLSLYMRPEEALRGIFGPWVMLATTDVGSTQFYRTVRGTDRILFNLKQMMSVAALYFGWFSLIAAVNHMLGKIGGPFRRRGLLISFAVTMLLLVGFSSAVPWLKILRPLPIVTAIIGVVLLARLVRGRESGEARERDIMRFVIAVFSFMLLLKVLLNIDIRFYGFALAMPAALLTVKALVAWVPSYLNRVSGYSVFFRWAALTTIAVMVVWHLTYSVSLYRLKGFAMGSGGDTVVGYNYKADLKGTHDALVADVLEEIEKIMGPEDSFVALPEGLMLNYLSRRLSPTGFLTFVPANFVMFGEERMLAAFEERPPDYVLMVHRDTSEYGYEFFGRDYGLKLYSWATDNYEPVSQIGATPFQGKDFGVLIMRRAGERGRLNDGNFHE